The proteins below come from a single Streptomyces sp. SCSIO 75703 genomic window:
- the purL gene encoding phosphoribosylformylglycinamidine synthase subunit PurL: MSRTPLDTVEHAAATPDVELPWAELGLKKDEYERVVEILGRRPTGAELAMYSVMWSEHCSYKSSKVHLRQFGEKAPESDALLVGIGENAGVVDVGQGYAVTFKVESHNHPSYVEPYQGAATGVGGIVRDIIAMGARPVAVVDPLRFGAADHPDTRRVLPGVVAGIGGYGNCLGLPNIGGEVVFDSCYQGNPLVNAGAIGVMRHEDIHLAKASGAGNKVILYGARTGGDGIGGASILASETFDDAKPSKRPAVQVGDPFQEKLLIECTLEAFREKLVVGIQDLGAAGLSCATSELASNGSGGMRVVLDDVPLRDSTLSPEEILMSESQERMCAVVEPGKVDRFLEICAKWDVIATVIGEVTDGDRLEIFWHGGKIVDVDPRTVAHDGPVYERPYARPAWQDALQADDANELPRPETSEELRDQVLKLVASPNQASKKWITQQYDHFVQGNTVLAQPEDAGMIRIDEESGLGVAIATDGNGRYAKLDPYHGAQLALAEAYRNVATTGAKPLAVSDCLNFGSPEDPAVMWQFAETVRGLADGCLQLGTPVTGGNVSLYNQTGEAAIHPTPVVAVLGVIDDVARRTPAAFREEGQLLYLLGDTREEFGGSAWSQVVHDHLGGLPPAVDLERERLLADILISASRDGMIDAAHDLSDGGLVQAVVESALLGGKGARLVVPDGLDAFTFLFSESAGRAIVAVPRSEEVRFTDMCGARGLPATRIGVVDGDAVEVQGEFSLSLEQLRTAHEETIPALLA, encoded by the coding sequence ATGAGCCGGACGCCTCTGGACACGGTCGAGCACGCGGCCGCGACCCCCGACGTCGAGCTGCCCTGGGCCGAACTCGGCCTCAAGAAGGACGAGTACGAGCGGGTGGTGGAGATCCTCGGCCGCCGCCCGACCGGCGCCGAGCTCGCCATGTACTCGGTGATGTGGTCCGAGCACTGCTCGTACAAGTCCTCCAAGGTCCACCTGCGCCAGTTCGGCGAGAAGGCCCCCGAGTCCGACGCCCTCCTCGTCGGCATCGGCGAGAACGCCGGCGTCGTCGACGTGGGCCAGGGCTACGCGGTCACCTTCAAGGTGGAGTCGCACAACCACCCCTCCTACGTCGAGCCCTACCAGGGCGCGGCCACCGGCGTCGGCGGCATCGTCCGCGACATCATCGCCATGGGCGCCCGCCCGGTCGCCGTCGTGGACCCCCTGCGCTTCGGCGCCGCCGACCACCCCGACACCCGGCGCGTGCTGCCCGGCGTCGTCGCGGGCATCGGCGGCTACGGCAACTGCCTGGGCCTGCCCAACATCGGCGGCGAGGTCGTCTTCGACTCCTGCTACCAGGGCAACCCGCTGGTCAACGCCGGCGCCATCGGCGTCATGCGGCACGAGGACATCCACCTCGCCAAGGCGTCCGGCGCCGGCAACAAGGTCATCCTCTACGGTGCCCGCACCGGCGGCGACGGCATCGGCGGCGCCTCGATCCTCGCCTCCGAGACCTTCGACGACGCCAAGCCGTCCAAGCGCCCGGCGGTCCAGGTCGGCGACCCCTTCCAGGAGAAGCTCCTCATCGAGTGCACCCTGGAGGCGTTCCGGGAGAAGCTCGTCGTCGGCATCCAGGACCTCGGCGCGGCCGGACTGTCCTGCGCCACCTCCGAGCTGGCCTCCAACGGCTCGGGCGGCATGCGCGTCGTCCTCGACGACGTGCCGCTGCGCGACTCCACGCTCTCGCCCGAGGAGATCCTCATGAGCGAGTCGCAGGAGCGCATGTGCGCCGTGGTCGAGCCCGGCAAGGTCGACCGCTTCCTGGAGATCTGCGCCAAGTGGGACGTCATCGCCACCGTCATCGGCGAGGTGACCGACGGCGACCGCCTGGAGATCTTCTGGCACGGCGGCAAGATCGTCGACGTGGACCCGCGCACCGTCGCCCACGACGGCCCGGTCTACGAGCGGCCCTACGCCCGCCCCGCGTGGCAGGACGCCCTCCAGGCCGACGACGCGAACGAGCTGCCCCGCCCGGAGACCTCCGAGGAGCTGAGGGACCAGGTCCTGAAGCTGGTCGCGTCCCCGAACCAGGCGTCCAAGAAGTGGATCACCCAGCAGTACGACCACTTCGTGCAGGGCAACACCGTCCTCGCCCAGCCCGAGGACGCGGGCATGATCCGCATCGACGAGGAGAGCGGCCTCGGCGTCGCCATCGCCACCGACGGGAACGGCCGCTACGCCAAGCTGGACCCGTACCACGGCGCCCAGCTCGCCCTCGCCGAGGCGTACCGGAACGTGGCGACGACCGGCGCGAAGCCCCTCGCCGTCTCCGACTGCCTGAACTTCGGCTCGCCGGAGGACCCGGCGGTCATGTGGCAGTTCGCCGAGACCGTGCGCGGGCTGGCCGACGGCTGCCTGCAGCTCGGCACCCCGGTGACCGGCGGCAACGTCTCGCTCTACAACCAGACCGGCGAGGCCGCCATCCACCCGACGCCGGTCGTCGCCGTCCTCGGCGTCATCGACGACGTGGCCCGGCGCACGCCGGCCGCGTTCCGGGAGGAGGGCCAGCTCCTGTACCTCCTCGGCGACACCCGCGAGGAGTTCGGCGGCTCGGCCTGGTCGCAGGTCGTCCACGACCACCTCGGGGGCCTGCCCCCGGCGGTCGACCTGGAGCGCGAGCGGCTGCTCGCCGACATCCTGATCTCCGCCTCCCGCGACGGCATGATCGACGCCGCGCACGACCTGTCCGACGGCGGGCTGGTCCAGGCGGTCGTCGAGTCGGCGCTGCTCGGCGGCAAGGGCGCCCGGCTGGTCGTCCCGGACGGGCTGGACGCCTTCACCTTCCTCTTCTCCGAGTCGGCCGGGCGCGCGATCGTCGCCGTGCCGCGTTCGGAGGAGGTCCGCTTCACCGACATGTGCGGCGCCCGCGGTCTGCCGGCCACCCGTATCGGGGTCGTGGACGGGGACGCGGTGGAGGTCCAGGGCGAGTTCTCGCTGTCCCTGGAACAACTGCGCACCGCGCACGAGGAGACCATTCCGGCGCTGCTCGCCTGA
- a CDS encoding sterol carrier family protein, with product MPPAVKRARRYDPARTRAAVLAQLSHLRGAARALTPEHLALPVRAGERTVGALLAGAHAALTEGERLLAEPAPARQDLRLADWPRLTTLPVPDAGGPAPAPPADPADPAALDALLADAGRRFAAALDAHPGTRLLPTGAGALPLADHVVTRAADLVVRADDLDTAVPGLDVPRDRQALATATRLLADALAAGAPGGSTEVRVPPYAVVQCVEGPRHTRGTPPNVVETDPLTWVRLATGRLTWADAVAGALVSASGGRADLGALLPLRP from the coding sequence ATGCCCCCCGCCGTGAAACGTGCCCGCCGCTACGACCCCGCCCGGACCCGCGCCGCGGTACTGGCACAGCTCTCCCACCTCCGGGGGGCCGCCCGCGCCCTCACGCCGGAACACCTCGCGCTGCCCGTCCGCGCCGGGGAGCGCACCGTGGGCGCACTGCTCGCCGGCGCGCACGCGGCCCTGACGGAGGGGGAGCGCCTGCTGGCCGAGCCCGCCCCGGCCCGCCAGGACCTCCGCCTCGCCGACTGGCCGAGGCTGACGACGCTGCCGGTGCCGGATGCGGGCGGCCCCGCCCCGGCCCCGCCCGCCGACCCCGCCGACCCCGCGGCTCTCGACGCCCTCCTCGCCGACGCCGGGCGGCGCTTCGCCGCGGCCCTCGACGCCCACCCCGGCACCCGCCTGCTGCCCACCGGCGCCGGCGCCCTGCCCCTGGCCGACCACGTCGTCACCCGCGCCGCCGACCTCGTCGTGCGCGCCGACGACCTCGACACCGCCGTACCCGGCCTCGACGTGCCCCGCGACCGGCAGGCCCTCGCCACCGCGACCCGGCTGCTGGCCGACGCGCTCGCCGCCGGAGCACCCGGCGGCTCCACCGAGGTACGGGTCCCGCCGTACGCCGTCGTGCAGTGCGTCGAGGGCCCCCGGCACACCCGCGGCACCCCGCCCAACGTCGTCGAGACCGACCCGCTGACCTGGGTCCGGCTCGCCACCGGCCGGCTGACCTGGGCGGACGCCGTGGCCGGGGCGCTGGTCAGCGCGAGCGGGGGACGGGCCGACCTCGGCGCCCTGCTGCCGCTCCGCCCCTGA
- a CDS encoding META domain-containing protein produces MDRNRQRTTLTVAAAAALVPLLAACGSRPADSGSAGAGRPLTGIDWSVDSVTAGGTTHRAPDSAHVRIGEDGTAEGSLGCNRFTARADLSDGRIRLSEATSTDMACENTSADFERTLSRTLTEGPLTPRAEDGGGLTLTTPAGDTVRLSQGRDASLHGTGWTVTTPAGQGRAHLTFDPDEGTVGGSLGCNHVRAEATVRDGHITLGRASTTRMMCEDSLMDTEKRLLSLFDGPVAYRVDQRNLTLTSENGTVVRAVAAE; encoded by the coding sequence ATGGACCGGAACAGGCAGCGCACGACCCTGACCGTGGCGGCCGCGGCCGCGCTCGTCCCCCTGCTGGCGGCCTGCGGAAGCCGCCCCGCCGACAGCGGATCGGCCGGCGCCGGCCGCCCGCTGACCGGCATCGACTGGAGCGTCGACAGCGTCACCGCCGGCGGCACCACCCACCGCGCCCCGGACAGCGCCCACGTCCGCATCGGCGAGGACGGCACCGCCGAGGGCAGCCTCGGCTGCAACCGCTTCACCGCCCGCGCCGACCTGAGCGACGGCCGCATCCGGCTCAGCGAGGCCACGTCGACCGACATGGCCTGCGAGAACACCTCCGCGGACTTCGAACGCACCCTCTCCCGCACCCTCACCGAGGGCCCCCTGACCCCCCGTGCCGAGGACGGCGGCGGCCTCACCCTCACCACCCCCGCCGGGGACACCGTCCGGCTGAGCCAGGGGCGGGACGCGTCCCTCCACGGGACCGGGTGGACCGTGACGACCCCGGCGGGCCAGGGCCGCGCCCACCTCACCTTCGACCCGGACGAGGGCACCGTCGGCGGCAGCCTGGGCTGCAACCACGTACGCGCCGAGGCGACGGTGCGCGACGGCCATATCACCCTCGGCCGAGCGTCCACCACCCGAATGATGTGCGAAGACTCACTCATGGACACCGAGAAGCGGTTGCTGAGCCTCTTCGACGGCCCGGTCGCCTACCGCGTCGATCAGCGCAACCTGACGCTGACCAGCGAGAACGGAACGGTGGTGCGGGCCGTCGCCGCGGAGTGA